From Kaistella polysaccharea:
GAAGCAGGAAGACAATGTTTTCGGCTGGATCATCCTCACCGTATTGATGCCGATTATCGTTGGCGGTCTGGGCATCTTCGGTTGGTATTCTTTTACGGGGGAATACTCAGATGCTAAATCATAGTACAGTTTAAAATTAGGAAACTAACGGGAAATTCGTTTCCCGTTGTTTTCTTTTAATGATCAAAATGAAATCGGCAATTACACATTTCTAAAAATCAGAATGTCGCTTAAACGATTCCATATGACTTTTAAATTGAATAGAAACTTCATATGAAAAAGAGACATCAACAAAAACTGATTATTTTAAGTATTGCATTGTTTATTTTATTCAATGCGCCGATTTTGCTTTTGTTCAACAGTTCACAGAAATTTCTAGGCTTACCGCTCATTTACGCTTACATATTTTTTGTTTGGGCAGCCTCTTCCCTCAGTTCCTTCATCATTTTTAAAAAGTACAATGAATAGTTATTTGCTTTTCGTATTGGTCATCATCTATCTTGGACTTCTGTTCTTCGTTGCGTATTTCGCAGAGAAGAAAAGAAGCAGCTTTTGGGTGAACAATCCTTACGTTTATGCTCTGTCATTGGCTGTTTATTGTTCAGCTTGGACGTATTACGGAAGCATCGGTGTGGCAGCAAATCAAGGTTTAGAATATATGGCGATCTACATTGGACCCATTATTATTATTCCAGCCTGGATTTATATCAATTCAAAAATCATCAGAATTTCCCGGGTTAATAAAATCAGTAGTATCGCAGATTTCATCTCATTGAGATATGGAAACAGCCGTTCTTTAAGTGCTTTAATTGCTTTGGTTTGTATGTTTGCAATTATTCCTTACGTCGGTTTACAAATTAAAGCGATCTCGGAAACCTTTCATTTGATTACCGAAACAGATCAAACTACAAATATATTTTTCGATTCGGCAACTTATGTTGTTTTAATAATCGCCTTATTCTCCTCTTATTACGGAACAAAATATGTAGATGCTTCGGAAAAAAGACTAGGGATTATTTCTGCCGTTGCAGTAGAGAGTTTCTTAAAATTAATATTCTTTATCATTCTCGGAATATTCGTGGTTTATGGGGTTTTTAATGGTTTTGAAGATATTTACAACCAAGCCGAAAAATTACCGGACTTCGCAGCCAAAAATACCTTTAACGGTTTAGAAGGCGGATTCAACTGGTTCCTAATGTCGATGCTTTCGATGTCCGCGATTTTTCTTTTACCAAGACAATTTCACACGGCGATTATTGAAAATAGAAAAGAGAAGCACATCAAAACTGCAATTTGGTTGTTCCCTTTATACCTTTTAATTTTCAACTTCTTTGTGTTCCCAATCGCCTGGGGCGGAAAGATTTTATTTTTTGGTGAAGATGTAAATCCCGAACTCTACTCTATTCTCATTCCACAGAAATTTGGAAATACGATCATTTCAACAATGGTTTTCTTTGGTGGATTAAGCGCCTGTATTTCAATGATTATTATTTCGAGCATTTCCTTATCGATTATGCTTTCGAATAATATCATTATTCCTTACGGTTGGTTGGATCGGTTTAAATTTGGGTCGGAAACAAACAATACCAAAAACATTGTTAACATTAGAAAAATCAGTATTTTCTTATTGATTTTGGTTAGTTTTATTTTTTATAAATATTTTATATTAGGTAAAAGTTTATTCAGTATTGGTTTGGTTTCTTTTGTATTAATCGCACAATTAGCACCTTCTTTTTTCGGCGCGATATTTTGGCGACGCGGAACTTATTTAGGATCGATGTCTGGAATTATTGTGGGAGTTCTAATTTGTTATTTAGGTTTGGTACTGCCAAGTTTTTCTGAAAATTATCAGCAAAGTACTTTCTTCAATCACGGGTTTTTCAGTTTTTTTAATATTCCTTATTTATCGCCAATTCCACAGATTTTCTTTTGGAGTCTTTTAGTTAATGGACTTTTATTTACCATCATTTCGGCAAATACTATTTCAGATTATCGCGAAAGAAACTACGCTGAAATTTATGTAGACATCAATGATTACATTCAAAATCATGAAAACGCTTACATCTGGAAAGGAACGGCACACGTTTCAGATATTCAAAAGATTTTAGTAAAGTTCCTCGGGGAGAAAAAGACAGAACAAGCCCTGAAAATTTTTAATTTAAAATATAAAATTACCGATGATAGTGACACCGCAGATTCCCGTTTCATCAAGTTTTCTGAAAACCTTTTAAGCGGACGAATCGGAACGGCATCAGCCAAAATTTTAATTGAAGGCGTAACGAAAGAAGATAAAATTTCTCTTCCGGAAGTTTTAAAAATCTTGGAAGAATCAAAGGAAAATATTTCTATTAACAAACAGTTGAGTGAGCAGTCTTCACAGTTATTAAAACTCTCTGATGATCTTCAAAACGCAAATAAAAATCTCATTGTAAAAGACAAACAAAAAGATGAATTCTTGGATAGCGTTGCACATGAACTTCGTACGCCGCTGACTGCAATTCGCGCTACCAGTGAAATCCTTTTGGATGATGAAGAAATGCCGGCAGAAATAAAGAAAGATTTCCTGGAAAACATTATTTCAGAATCCGATCGATTAAGTGAAATTATTAATGATATTCTTTATCTGGACAAACTGGAAACGGGAACTATTCCTTTAAATATTCAGTCCTTTAATATCATTGAAACTTTCCGTAAATCAGTGAAACCTCTGCTTCATCTTTTTGAAC
This genomic window contains:
- a CDS encoding ATP-binding protein, which codes for MNSYLLFVLVIIYLGLLFFVAYFAEKKRSSFWVNNPYVYALSLAVYCSAWTYYGSIGVAANQGLEYMAIYIGPIIIIPAWIYINSKIIRISRVNKISSIADFISLRYGNSRSLSALIALVCMFAIIPYVGLQIKAISETFHLITETDQTTNIFFDSATYVVLIIALFSSYYGTKYVDASEKRLGIISAVAVESFLKLIFFIILGIFVVYGVFNGFEDIYNQAEKLPDFAAKNTFNGLEGGFNWFLMSMLSMSAIFLLPRQFHTAIIENRKEKHIKTAIWLFPLYLLIFNFFVFPIAWGGKILFFGEDVNPELYSILIPQKFGNTIISTMVFFGGLSACISMIIISSISLSIMLSNNIIIPYGWLDRFKFGSETNNTKNIVNIRKISIFLLILVSFIFYKYFILGKSLFSIGLVSFVLIAQLAPSFFGAIFWRRGTYLGSMSGIIVGVLICYLGLVLPSFSENYQQSTFFNHGFFSFFNIPYLSPIPQIFFWSLLVNGLLFTIISANTISDYRERNYAEIYVDINDYIQNHENAYIWKGTAHVSDIQKILVKFLGEKKTEQALKIFNLKYKITDDSDTADSRFIKFSENLLSGRIGTASAKILIEGVTKEDKISLPEVLKILEESKENISINKQLSEQSSQLLKLSDDLQNANKNLIVKDKQKDEFLDSVAHELRTPLTAIRATSEILLDDEEMPAEIKKDFLENIISESDRLSEIINDILYLDKLETGTIPLNIQSFNIIETFRKSVKPLLHLFEQRSLHHSEVNLLENEIFEYDEPRMIQVFQNILGNALKFTNEQGMIQTKFQKQENQLKISIFNTGKIIPTEDLAFIFEKFYQSKNQNLQKPTGSGLGLAICKKIMIAHGGDIEVKNKEIGVTFEIFLPIKEHNHELEEFNNNSRM
- a CDS encoding DUF6814 family protein; this translates as MDQVKKILGIVWILLALVVAYYGLTVFGIPKVMSEKQEDNVFGWIILTVLMPIIVGGLGIFGWYSFTGEYSDAKS